A single window of Drosophila suzukii chromosome 3, CBGP_Dsuzu_IsoJpt1.0, whole genome shotgun sequence DNA harbors:
- the Rbp gene encoding RIMS-binding protein 2 isoform X15, with amino-acid sequence MHLCEFPSANVEEENRRPEKAAAAAASKKQKHKQQKSRPRSSHSMPYESMHHHQSAAAAVAAGTAPNGMLDSLSLQLRDAEMRRTEIERAHQETLAQIRNMSGSARPDAEAVENLQSRARELEKKVALENVRCEELQIELTSALKAKQASRSVCSGMGSMSSGAGATIPTSASSSTVTWAPTISHQDQGSEIDIIMAKIEQDNRVLAELEQPRTSASASMSALPPSSMMSTVNSEFRTISKSELEEELNRYKRAVLGGGGGSGGGISALSSGYSSLPQSLASTLPNGGGGASTSLSGTSLGSHSVAAAAALAASSSAGSGCIGGGGGGGGVGGGLSSISALVPNSISGISSSLSSHAIQSMQYGTGQTSVEKLLSGTSGITGIPPLPSTTMPLLSLNSHNLPPGGSTSYSGLGAGGGSSLTHPSMANLGLLDTGALLGVGASGLGGLGGMGPGGGGITGATSLYGLSGGGGGGAGGLGSSYGPPFLDVASSASYPFTAAALRQASKMKMLDEIDIPLTRYNRSSPCSPIPPSNWGLDEFTDGLSVSMMHNRGGLALGALDLDTRNHGLNGASEPQVDMLDIPGKGRCCVFIARFPYDPPDVHNEFSSMPCREAEGELSLCAGDYLLVWTSGEPQGGYLDAELLDGRRGLVPASFVQRLVGDDLLEFHQAVLSTLRDAEDGSMQCDTTSLPSLPPHNPLLTHTHEDLARLSETHTDLEHDQDDISDNVPAPKHLTLERQLNKSVLIGWSPPEPVGYNLIDSYHVYVDGVLKVTVKANERTRALIEGVDSTRPHRISVRSVTQNRQTSRDAACTMIIGRDTAHLGPSAVRASHITCSSAVISWLPANSNHQHVVCVNNVEVRTVKPGMYRHTITGLAPSTQYRVTVRAKHLRAVGQHATNPMGQTGVTGRPGQEEAPGAYADFRTLTKGLPDPPQEIQLEAGPQDGTILVTWQPVNRPTSTGPVTGYAVYADGKKVTDINSPTGDHALIDIGKLGVFNPRAVTIRTKSRDSQSADSAPILIPNTVRNAVARRVPNQMGMGPQLPQGPHGMPGVQQQMGGMPGQQGQQGQHMMGQQDHGQYDPNQMQQQQGMQPQPGQPGHQGYQPGAPGTQRGMVPIPGRAQGPQQQQQQQQPYGPQGPMGGPRFRGPVPGQLNMQGQQMQGQMQGQMPGQMPGQMPGQMPGQMPGQMPGQMPGQMPGQNPGQMPGQMPGQMMGPRGPLNQQQQQQQQMQQGQMMPGQQPGQPGQPGQSGQPGQPGQMPGAQKKPRYFVAMFDYDPSTMSPNPDGCDEELPFQEGDTIKVFGDKDADGFYWGELRGRRGYVPHNMVSEVEDTTASMTAGGQMPGQMGQGQAGGVGGTAQVMPGQGAPQQSMRNVSRDRWGDIYANMPVKRMIALYDYDPQELSPNVDAEQVELCFKTGEIILVYGDMDEDGFYMGELDGVRGLVPSNFLADAPDQYNNQMGPGGVAGRGGLSQRGRGQGPGARGPPPPPRDNMMPGMGGRAQPGKRDDRSRW; translated from the exons TCGTCCGAGGAGCAGCCACAGCATGCCGTACGAGTCGATGCACCATCATCAGTCGGCGGCCGCTGCCGTGGCCGCTGGCACCGCCCCCAACGGAATGCTGGACTCCCTCAGCCTGCAGCTGCGCGACGCGGAGATGCGGCGCACGGAGATCGAGCGGGCGCATCAG GAAACCCTGGCACAAATACGCAATATGAGCGGAAGCGCACGTCCCGATGCCGAGGCGGTGGAGAATCTGCAGTCGAGGGCCCGGGAACTGGAAAAGAAG GTTGCGCTGGAAAACGTGCGCTGCGAGGAGTTGCAAATCGAACTGACCTCGGCTCTGAAGGCCAAACAGGCATCCCGCTCGGTCTGCTCCGGAATGGGCAGCATGTCCTCCGGAGCCGGCGCCACCATTCCTACATCGGCCAGCAGCTCCACCGTCACTTGGGCACCGACAATCAGCCACCAGGACCAAGGCTCCGAGATCGATATCATAATGGCAAAGATTGAGCAG GATAATCGCGTGCTGGCCGAGCTGGAACAGCCTCGCACCTCGGCCAGCGCCAGCATGTCAGCATTGCCGCCCAGTTCCATGATGAGCACGGTAAATAGCGAATTTAGAACCATATCAAAGAGTG AACTCGAAGAAGAACTGAACCGTTACAAAAGGGCCGTTCTGGGCGGCGGGGGCGGAAGTGGGGGCGGCATCTCGGCCCTCTCCTCCGGCTACTCGAGCCTCCCACAGTCGCTGGCCTCCACGCTGCCCAACGGAGGGGGCGGGGCCAGCACCAGCCTGAGCGGCACCAGCCTTGGCTCGCACAGCGTGGCCGCCGCTGCTGCCCTCGCCGCCTCCTCCTCGGCGGGATCGGGGTGCAtaggtggaggaggaggaggaggtggggTCGGGGGCGGCCTATCATCCATATCGGCCCTGGTGCCCAACTCAATCAGCGGCATATCCTCGAGTCTGAGCAGCCATGCCATACAATCCATGCAGTACGGCACCGGACAGACGTCCGTGGAGAAGCTGCTGAGCGGAACTAGTGGAATCACTGGCATTCCACCTTTGCCG AGCACAACCATGCCCCTCCTGTCACTCAACTCGCATAACCTGCCTCCTGGTGGCTCCACCAGCTACTCGGGATTGGGCGCCGGCGGCGGCTCCTCGCTGACGCATCCCTCGATGGCCAATCTGGGCCTGCTGGACACCGGTGCCCTGCTGGGAGTGGGTGCCTCCGGCCTGGGAGGATTGGGTGGAATGGGACCCGGTGGCGGTGGCATCACCGGAGCCACCTCACTATACGGATTGAGCGGCGGCGGTGGCGGAGGAGCCGGTGGCCTGGGCAGCTCCTATGGTCCGCCCTTCCTGGACGTCGCCTCGAGCGCTTCGTATCCTTTCACCGCCGCTGCCCTGCGACAGGCCTCCAAGATGAAGATGCTGGACGAGATCGACATTCCGCTGACGCGGTACAATCGCAGCTCGCCCTGCTCACCCATCCCGCCCAGCAATTGGGGACTGGACGAGTTCACCGACGGCCTCAGCGTCTCCATGATGCACAACCGCGGCGGCCTGGCACTGGGTGCTCTAGATCTGGACA CTCGCAATCATGGCCTGAATGGAGCCAGCGAACCGCAGGTGGATATGCTCGATATTCCCGGAAAGGGACGCTGCTGCGTGTTCATAGCCCGTTTTCCCTACGATCCTCCAGA TGTTCATAATGAATTCTCTTCCATGCCTTGCAGGGAGGCTGAGGGCGAGCTCTCCCTGTGCGCCGGCGACTATCTGCTGGTGTGGACCAGCGGGGAGCCCCAAGGTGGCTACCTGGATGCGGAGCTGCTGGACGGGCGACGTGGTCTCGTTCCGGCCTCCTTTGTGCAGCGTTTAGTGG GCGACGACCTCCTGGAGTTCCACCAGGCGGTGCTGTCCACACTGCGCGATGCCGAAGATGGGTCGATGCAGTGCGACACCACATCGCTGCCCTCCTTGCCGCCGCACAACCCATTGCTCACACACACCCACGAGGATCTGGCCCGCTTGAGTGAGACGCACACCGATCTGGAGCACGACCAGGACGATATCAGCGACAATG TTCCAGCACCCAAGCACTTGACGCTGGAACGGCAGCTGAACAAGAGCGTGCTCATTGGCTGGTCGCCGCCGGAGCCAGTGGGCTACAACCTCATCGACAGCTACCACGTCTACGTGGACGGCGTGCTCAAGGTCACCGTGAAGGCCAACGAACGCACACGCGCCTTGATCGAGGGCGTTGACTCCACGCGG CCGCACCGAATCAGCGTGCGGAGCGTAACCCAGAATCGGCAGACCTCTAGGGATGCCGCCTGCACGATGATCATCGGGCGGGACACCGCCCACCTGGGCCCCTCGGCGGTGCGCGCCTCGCACATAACCTGTTCCTCGGCGGTCATCTCGTGGCTGCCGGCCAACTCGAACCACCAGCACGTGGTCTGTGTGAACAATGTGGAGGTGCGCACCGTCAAGCCGGGCATGTACAGGCACACGATCACGGGCTTGGCGCCGAGCACCCAATACCGGGTGACCGTGCGGGCCAAGCACCTGCGGGCCGTGGGCCAACATGCAACCAATCCGATGGGCCAGACAGGAGTCACCGGCAGGCCGGGTCAGGAGGAGGCGCCCGGAGCGTATGCAGACTTCCGTACCCTGACCAAGGGCCTGCCAGATCCGCCGCAGGAGATACAGCTGGAGGCCGGCCCGCAGGACGGTACCATTCTGGTGACATGGCAGCCGGTTAACAGGCCCACCTCGACGGGGCCTGTAACCGGCTATGCTGTGTACGCCGATGGTAAGAAGGTCACCGACATCAACTCGCCCACCGGCGACCACGCCCTCATCGACATCGGCAAGCTGGGCGTCTTCAATCCGCGCGCCGTCACCATCCGCACCAAATCTAGGGACTCCCAGTCGGCGGACAGTGCGCCCATCTTGATACCAA ATACCGTTCGCAATGCCGTGGCCCGAAGGGTCCCGAACCAGATGGGCATGGGTCCGCAGTTGCCGCAGGGACCGCATGGAATGCCCGGGGTGCAGCAGCAGATGGGCGGGATGCCCGGGCAGCAGGGTCAGCAGGGTCAGCACATGATGGGCCAGCAGGATCACGGGCAGTACGATCCCAACCagatgcagcagcaacagggCATGCAGCCGCAGCCGGGTCAGCCGGGTCACCAG GGCTATCAACCAGGTGCTCCAGGAACGCAAAGGGGCATGGTCCCGATCCCGGGAAGAGCCCAGGGaccccagcagcaacagcagcagcagcaacccTATGGACCTCAGGGTCCCATGGGTGGGCCACGCTTTCGAGGACCAGTTCCTGGCCAGTTGAATATGCAGGGCCAGCAGATGCAAGGTCAAATGCAGGGGCAGATGCCTGGTCAAATGCCTGGGCAGATGCCTGGTCAGATGCCGGGTCAAATGCCAGGTCAAATGCCAGGTCAAATGCCTGGTCAGATGCCTGGACAGAATCCCGGTCAAATGCCTGGACAGATGCCTGGCCAGATGATGGGACCACGAGGACCACTGaaccaacagcaacaacagcagcagcaaatgCAACAGGGCCAGATGATGCCCGGCCAGCAGCCAGGACAACCAGGACAGCCGGGGCAATCCGGACAGCCGGGACAGCCTGGCCAAATGCCTGGGGCCCAGAAGAAACCCCGCTACTTTGTGGCCATGTTCGACTACGACCCATCCACGATGAGTCCCAATCCCGACGGCTGCGACGAAGAGCTGCCCTTCCAGGAGGGCGATACGATCAAG GTATTTGGTGATAAGGATGCGGATGGCTTCTATTGGGGCGAGCTGCGTGGTCGCAGGGGCTATGTGCCGCACAACATGGTCTCCGAGGTGGAGGACACCACTGCCTCCATGACGGCCGGAGGTCAGATGCCCGGTCAAATGGGCCAGGGTCAGGCAGGCGGAGTGGGTGGAACCGCCCAGGTGATGCCCGGCCAGGGAGCTCCTCAACAAAGTATGAGGAACGTGAGCCGCGATCGGTGGGGCGACATCTATGCCAACATGCCGGTTAAGCGGATGATCGCCCTCTACGACTACGATCCCCAGGAGTTGAGTCCCAATGTGGATGCCGAG CAGGTGGAATTGTGTTTCAAGACGGGCGAAATCATACTCGTTTACGGTGATATGGATGAAGACGGTTTCTACATGGGCGAGCTGGACGGCGTGCGGGGCCTGGTGCCGTCGAACTTCCTGGCGGACGCCCCAGACCAGTACAACAACCAGATGGGGCCGGGCGGAGTGGCCGGCAGAGGCGGGCTGAGCCAGCGGGGCAGGGGTCAGGGGCCAGGAGCGAGGGGTCCGCCGCCCCCGCCACGCGACAACATGATGCCCGGAATGGGCGGGCGCGCACAGCCGGGCAAAA